A DNA window from Phragmites australis chromosome 11, lpPhrAust1.1, whole genome shotgun sequence contains the following coding sequences:
- the LOC133885215 gene encoding protein EMBRYO SAC DEVELOPMENT ARREST 30-like has protein sequence MLLKSKFKLATAIGIVLSMLSLLVHLFLANYSAGGITKYSMHMDDVLPFGPRPRPRRLWGPLSTLDHLHPFSKPRKPYAAPSKHNGFIYAKIYGGFEKIQSSICDLVAVARLLNATLVIPEIQATTRAKGISPKFKSFSYLYDEEHFIAALSNDVAIVHGLPKDLREARKKIKFPTVSPRNSATPEYYITRVLPRLVESKVIGIIVNGGKCLQSVLPASLEEFQRLRCRVAFHALKFRPQIRALGSQIVGRLRASGRPYLAHHPGLLRDTLAFHGCAELFQDIHTELIQYRRNQMIKRGTAKEQLTVDSVSRKMGGSCPLMPEEVGLLLQALGYPPTTIIFLAGSETFGGQRMLIPLRAMYANLVDRTSLCSQRELSDLVGPEGPLASDMPHPPPPKSEKELIEEWKRAGPRPRPLPPPPARPFYAHEKEGWYGWIGENDTEPDASPIEFRRQAHRLIWDALDYLVSVEADAFFPGFHNDGSGWPDYSSLIMGHRLYQTPSSITYRPDRKIVAALFENVSDRRYHPPRNWTIAAREHLNKSAGVEGVVSAAMLLKPVSFLAHPLPECSCRTTKSLAVQPVKDNHGRLIFGGEEECPDWMARSLAMTSAKNNEPQNEDYEGELPEDDSSPDTQQESDRSDTNKSSEQDEEMDPDD, from the exons ATGCTCCTCAAAAGCAAATTTAAGTTGGCCACAGCCATCGGCATTGTGCTGTCGATGCTATCGCTGCTTGTGCACCTTTTTCTTGCAAATTATTCTGCTGGGGGTATCACAAAATACAGCATGCATATGGATGATGTCCTTCCATTTGGACCG AGGCCTCGACCACGAAGATTGTGGGGTCCATTGAGTACACTTGATCACCTACATCCTTTTTCAAAACCTAGAAAACCCTATGCTG CTCCTAGTAAGCATAACGGTTTTATTTATGCAAAGATATACGGTGGCTTTGAGAAGATACAGTCTTCA ATCTGTGATCTTGTTGCCGTTGCTAGGCTCTTAAATGCCACTCTGGTTATTCCAGAGATACAAGCAACAACTCGTGCAAAAGGCATCAG TCcaaagttcaaaagcttttcttATCTATATGATGAAGAGCATTTCATAGCTGCACTTTCCAATGATGTGGCTATTGTGCATGGCTTGCCAAAGGATCTTAGGGAGGCTAGAAAAAAGATCAAATTTCCCACAGTATCTCCTAGGAATTCTGCCACTCCAGAATACTACATCACAAGAGTCTTGCCCAGACTTGTAGAATCAAAAGTTATTGGGATAATTGTTAATGGAGGTAAATGTCTCCAG TCAGTTCTCCCTGCAAGCTTGGAGGAATTTCAGAGGCTTAGGTGTAGGGTAGCTTTCCATGCTCTGAAGTTCCGACCCCAAATTCGGGCTCTTGGGAGCCAAATTGTAGGACG GTTGCGAGCATCTGGCCGTCCTTATCTGGCTCATCATCCAGGATTGCTAAGAGATACTCTAGCTTTTCATGGTTGCGCTGAACTATTCCAG GATATTCATACAGAACTTATTCAGTATAGAAGGAACCAGATGATCAAACGAGGAACTGCAAAGGAACAGCTAACAGTTGATTCAGTGTCCAGAAAGATGGGTGGTTCGTGTCCACTCATGCCAGAAGAG GTTGGACTTCTACTTCAAGCATTAGGTTATCCGCCAACCACGATCATATTCTTGGCTGGTTCTGAGACTTTTGGTGGGCAGAGAATGCTTATTCCTCTACGAGCTATGTATGCTAACCTAGTTGATCGCACTTCATTATGTAGTCAGAGGGAGCTATCTGATTTAGTTGGGCCAGAAGGTCCCCTTGCCTCGGATATGCCTCATCCTCCACCTCCCAAAAGCGAGAAAGAACTCATTGAAGAATGGAAGAGAGCTGGGCCTCGTCCAAGGCCGCTGCCCCCACCTCCTGCAAGACCATTCTATGCCCATGAGAAGGAAGGCTGGTATGGTTGGATCGGTGAGAATGACACAGAACCAGATGCTTCACCCATTGAATTTAGGAGGCAAGCGCACCGGTTGATCTGGGATGCACTTGATTATCTTGTTTCTGTTGAAGCTGATGCATTCTTCCCTGGATTTCACAATGATGGGAGTGGTTGGCCGGACTATTCAAGTTTGATCATGGGGCACCGGTTGTACCAAACTCCATCCAGTATAACCTATAGGCCTGACAG AAAGATTGTTGCTGCTCTGTTCGAAAACGTTAGTGATCGTCGGTACCACCCACCGCGGAATTGGACAATTGCTGCACGTGAGCACCTCAATAAGAGTGCAGGTGTGGAAGGCGTCGTATCAGCAGCTATGTTGTTAAAACCTGTATCATTTCTCGCCCACCCGCTGCCAGAGTGCTCTTGCAGAACGACAAAGTCACTGGCTGTTCAACCAGTCAAAGATAACCATGGCAGACTCATATTTGGAGGTGAGGAAGAGTGCCCTGATTGGATGGCGCGCAGCCTGGCTATGACGTCTGCCAAGAATAATGAACCTCAAAACGAGGACTACGAGGGTGAGTTGCCTGAAGATGACTCCAGCCCGGACACACAGCAGGAATCTGACAGAAGTGACACAAATAAATCTTCGGAGCAAGACGAAGAAATGGATCCAGATGATTAG
- the LOC133883970 gene encoding transcription factor JAMYB-like — MDMMGMGLEDLEVLAMSPAGSVAAAGSEDEGDLRRGAWTVEEDVLLVNYIAKHGEGRWNSLARSAGLKRTGKSCRLRWLNYLRPDVRRGNITPEEQLLILELHSQWGNRWSKIAQHLPGRTDNEIKNYWRTRVQKHAKQLRCDVNSKQFRDVVRYIWMPRLVERIRADSAASGAAGDAAATTVSAPAAYGSLVPPNKAHGRHVHHYNEPSQTTATTAMSPDTSSAIRSSLSTEASHGAHFASCTTTPTIEVGVVQCGGTSDAIHDDDVLNYTICDESWSELLATADRDGDSMIGLPEFEFGDLEENLWSLEDICLHQQC, encoded by the exons ATGGACATGATGGGCATGGGCTTGGAGGACCTGGAGGTGCTGGCGATGAGCCCGGCAggctcggtggcggcggcggggagcgaGGACGAGGGCGACCTGAGGAGGGGGGCCTGGACGGTGGAGGAGGACGTCCTGCTCGTCAACTACATCGCCAAGCACGGCGAGGGCCGCTGGAACTCGCTCGCCCGCTCTGCAG GCCTGAAGCGCACGGGCAAGAGCTGCCGGCTCCGGTGGCTCAACTACCTCCGCCCCGACGTGCGGCGCGGCAACATCACGCCCGAGGAGCAGCTGCTCATCCTCGAGCTCCACTCGCAGTGGGGCAACCGCTGGTCCAAGATCGCGCAGCACCTCCCCGGCCGCACGgacaacgagatcaagaacTACTGGCGGACCCGGGTGCAGAAGCACGCCAAGCAGCTCCGCTGCGACGTCAACAGCAAGCAGTTCCGCGACGTCGTGCGCTACATCTGGATGCCGCGGCTCGTCGAGCGCATCCGGGCGGACTCCGCCGCCAGCGGTGCCGCAGGCgacgcggcggcgacgacggtgaGCGCGCCGGCCGCGTACGGGAGCCTCGTGCCGCCGAACAAAGCTCACGGCCGCCACGTGCACCACTACAACGAGCCGAGCCAGACCACGGCGACGACGGCCATGAGCCCCGACACCTCGAGCGCGATCCGGTCCTCTCTGTCAACGGAGGCGTCGCATGGAGCGCACTTCGCGTCGTGCACGACGACCCCGACAATCGAAGTCGGTGTCGTGCAATGCGGAGGTACGAGCGACGCCATCCACGACGACGACGTGTTGAACTATACTATATGCGACGAGAGCTGGTCGGAGCTTCTCGCTACCGCCGACCGTGACGGTGACTCGATGATCGGCCTGccggaatttgaatttggagaTCTCGAGGAGAACTTGTGGAGCCTCGAGGACATCTGCTTACATCAGCAGTGCTGA